The Triticum aestivum cultivar Chinese Spring chromosome 3A, IWGSC CS RefSeq v2.1, whole genome shotgun sequence genome includes a region encoding these proteins:
- the LOC123060696 gene encoding uncharacterized protein, with translation MTVYFGMLDGLLAAEELPEEYRNRCQDILCNDCGKKGFLGSTGCITNAPPVARTTPELSRPRHQIVPCRINRSADEDVDEDEVEPLPGAISFWRLFNFVDGLDWALMAAGTVAAAAHDAAFVVYMH, from the exons ATGACG GTGTATTTTGGAATGCTCGACGGCTTGCTGGCTGCAGAAGAGCTTCCTGAGGAATACCGGAACCGATGCCAG GATATACTCTGTAACGACTGCGGAAAAAAGGGATTTCTCGGTTCCACTGGCTGTATCACAAATGCGCCGCCTGTGGCTCGTACAACACCAGAGTTATCAAGACCGAGGCACCAGATTGTTCCATGTCGAATTAACAG GTCCGCCGACGAGGATGTGGATGAGGACGAGGTCGAGCCCCTTCCCGGCGCGATCTCCTTTTGGAGGCTATTCAACTTCGTCGATGGCCTCGACTGGGCACTCATGGCCGCTGgcacagtcgccgccgccgcccacgatgCAGCATTCGTAGTCTACATGCACTAA